Part of the Flavobacterium okayamense genome, ACTTCTTGTTTTACATTTTGCACAAACGCATCATCGCCAGGATACATTGAACATGCAAACATAAAATCTTGCCACACTAAAATTCCGTTGACATCACAAGCTTCATAAAACGCATCATCAAAATAAACACCACCACCCCAAACACGAAGCATGTTCATATTCGCTTTTTTAGCATTTTTTACTAAAGAAAAATAAGTAGAATCAGAAACTCGTGGTAAAAAACTATCGGGCGGAACCACATTAGTACCTTTCATAAAAACCGGTTTTCCATTTAATTTAAAGTAAAAACTTTTCCCAATTTGGTCTTTTTCTTGAATTAATTCGATAGTTCGTAAACCAATATTTAGTTTTTTCGTATCTAAAAATTGATTTTTATGACTGATTTCAACTGTAAAAGGATATAAATTCGCGTCACCTAATCCGTTACACCACCACAATTTTGGATTCGTAATTTCATATTGCATTTGAATTATGTTTTTACCTTTTTTAAGGTTGAATGTTTCGATTTTTTCATTGATTTTTAACTGTATTGTTTTGACTTTGGAAACATAAATTTCGGTTGTGAATTCTAAAACAGCCTTTTTTTCTTTCAGTTCAATTTGGTTGTATTTAATATTTTCAATTTTTGCTGTATTCCAAAATTTCAATTGTACTAGTTTACAAATTCCAGCCGTTACAAATCGTGGTCCCCAATCCCAACCGAATTGATATTGCGCTTTTCGAACAAAAACACGTTCTTTTTCAGGTAATGTATAAGTCAATTTTTCAGCTTCATCTTTTCCTTTTTGAACAGCGGAATTAAAAACTACTTTTAAATGATTCGCGCCAATCTTCAAATGCGTTTTAGCTGAAATGGTCCATTTTCGGAACATATTATTGGCTTCTAAAACTACTTTTCCGTTCAAAAAAACAGTTGCATACGTATCTAAACCTTCAAATTCCAAGTCGATATTTTGAGTTTTGAGTTCGGATTTTGATAATGTAAAATACGTTTCGTATTCCCAATTTTCATTTTCAATCCACTGCAATTGCTTTTCATTGTCGCCAAAAAAAGGATCTGGAATTAATTGGTTTTGAAACAAATCCGTATGAACAGTTCCAGGAATGGTTGCCTTGTGTTTTTTTACTTCGTTTTGCTTGTTGAATGTCCAGTTTTCTAATGATAAATTGCGATAAGAAGTTTGTGCCGAAATGGAACAATTTAATAGAAATAAAAAAACTATATAGTATATTCTACTTAGCATGAAGTTTGTTTTTTAAGCTAATAATTTCCTCTTCATTTGCAGTTTCTGTTTCATCAGTAATTGCTGAAGAATGATACCAATTCGCATTGACTATTTCGTCTAATACTGAAATATTAGCCGAACGCAATCCGCCACCAGGCATGATTTCGATGCGATTATTGGCTTGAATTACTAATTGTTTCAAAACTTCTTTTCCTTCCATTACATTTGGGTAACTTCCAGAAGTCAAAATCGTTGAAAATCCACAAGAAATGATATCTTCTAATGCTTTCTCATAATCTAAAACTTCATCAAAAGCACGATGAAACGTGCAAGAAAAAGGTTTTGCTAATTCCACTAAAGCTTTATTCTGTTCAAGATTAATTGCTTTATCCTCATTCAAAATTCCGAATACAAATCCGTTAACTCCAAATTTTTTAATGGTTTCGATTTCTGATTTCATTTGTTTAAATTCAGCATCCGAGTAAGCAAAATCTCCTCCTCTTGTTCGAATCATCACATACAAATCGATGGTCAAATTTTCACGAGCTTGTTGAATCATTTCAATTGATGGAGTTGTTCCGCCAACTGAAATATCTACGCATAATTCTACTCTATCAGCTCCTGCTTTTTGAGCTATTAGTACAGACTCCAGATTAAAACAAGCGATTTCGATTTTTTTCATTATTTCATAAAGTAGTTCGCATCGATTAATTTATTTCCTGTTGCATCGTGAACGGCATAATTAAATCCGCCTTGTACACAATACGAACCGTATTCTCCTTTTTTATTCAAGGCGATAAATCCTACTTGGATATCTTTTAAATTTTTTCCACGATTTTGCGTCAGTTTTACAATTCGCATTACGGCTTCTTCGCACGCTTTTTGTGGCGATTTTCCTTGACGCATTAATTCTACTACTAAATGACAACCCGTAATTCTAATTACTTCTTCACCATGACCTGTTGCGGTTGCGGCTCCAATTTCGTTATCCACATACAAACCAGCTCCGATAATTGGAGAATCACCCACTCTTCCATGCATTTTAAAAGCCATACCACTTGTTGTACAGGCTCCAGACAAGTTCCCTTGATTGTCTAAAGCAATCATTCCTATAGTATCGTGATTTTCAATATTAGCTTTAGGATGATACTCACTCTTCTTCAACCATTCTTTCCATTCTTTTTCAGATGCTTCTACTAATAAGTTTTCTTTTTGAAAACCCTGTTCTAAAGCAAAATCCAATGCCCCTTGACCAACTAACATAACATGTGGTGTCTTTTCCATAACAGCTCTTGCTACAGAAATAGGATGTTTAATGTGTTCCAAACAAGCAACCGAACCAATATTTGAAAACTCATCCATAATACAAGAATCAAGCGTTACCTT contains:
- a CDS encoding beta-mannosidase codes for the protein MLSRIYYIVFLFLLNCSISAQTSYRNLSLENWTFNKQNEVKKHKATIPGTVHTDLFQNQLIPDPFFGDNEKQLQWIENENWEYETYFTLSKSELKTQNIDLEFEGLDTYATVFLNGKVVLEANNMFRKWTISAKTHLKIGANHLKVVFNSAVQKGKDEAEKLTYTLPEKERVFVRKAQYQFGWDWGPRFVTAGICKLVQLKFWNTAKIENIKYNQIELKEKKAVLEFTTEIYVSKVKTIQLKINEKIETFNLKKGKNIIQMQYEITNPKLWWCNGLGDANLYPFTVEISHKNQFLDTKKLNIGLRTIELIQEKDQIGKSFYFKLNGKPVFMKGTNVVPPDSFLPRVSDSTYFSLVKNAKKANMNMLRVWGGGVYFDDAFYEACDVNGILVWQDFMFACSMYPGDDAFVQNVKQEVIDNVNRLQNHPSIAIWCGNNENDEGWHNWGWQKQFNYSQSDSTQIWNDYKKVFHEMIPQALDSLLPKEKNIYWSSSPSIGWGRKESLLQGDSHYWGVWWGKELFEIYEKKVGRFMSEYGFQGMPNLETLQKVMNKEDLNFTSEAFKNHQKHPRGYETINEYMERDFVVPKIFEDYLYVSQLLQARGMKIAIEAHRRAKPYCMGTLYWQLNDCWPVTSWSSLDYYGNWKAFHYQAKRSFENLLFSVEEESNKYKVFLINDNFENYSGNLELELLSFDGNSLWKVSKEVTIKENSSMIVYEIPKDEFEKRDLKNCVLHIQFNQIAANYFFVKPKDLKLQKPNIQIRKFDERTIEISSDILAKNVFLSSTNNAFFEDNYFDLLPNEKRIIKLSKAPENLKIKSLFETKN
- a CDS encoding copper homeostasis protein CutC, with translation MKKIEIACFNLESVLIAQKAGADRVELCVDISVGGTTPSIEMIQQARENLTIDLYVMIRTRGGDFAYSDAEFKQMKSEIETIKKFGVNGFVFGILNEDKAINLEQNKALVELAKPFSCTFHRAFDEVLDYEKALEDIISCGFSTILTSGSYPNVMEGKEVLKQLVIQANNRIEIMPGGGLRSANISVLDEIVNANWYHSSAITDETETANEEEIISLKNKLHAK
- a CDS encoding isoaspartyl peptidase/L-asparaginase, with product MKNRRDFLKKTALASAAITLPSFKGLDQNELSYSNQKVNKPIVLSTWNFGIQANEEAWKILQNNGRALDAVEAGVKIPEGDPNERSVGYGGRPDREGKVTLDSCIMDEFSNIGSVACLEHIKHPISVARAVMEKTPHVMLVGQGALDFALEQGFQKENLLVEASEKEWKEWLKKSEYHPKANIENHDTIGMIALDNQGNLSGACTTSGMAFKMHGRVGDSPIIGAGLYVDNEIGAATATGHGEEVIRITGCHLVVELMRQGKSPQKACEEAVMRIVKLTQNRGKNLKDIQVGFIALNKKGEYGSYCVQGGFNYAVHDATGNKLIDANYFMK